In one Candidatus Thermoplasmatota archaeon genomic region, the following are encoded:
- a CDS encoding anion transporter, with product MGALWIALAIFLVTYALISIRRFPKVKVDRPAAALIGAALMIVFGVVKPDVAIGAINMDILILLVGMMILVAGLELCGFFEWVSLRMIKYSKDQFTFLVLTMVVTGALSALVLNDTVVLLFTPIIIRTCRLLKSNPVPFLVAEAIAANIGSVATAVGNPQNAYIATKTGMSFIDFSARLFPVSVVCMLVAIAILYLVYRKDIEQGSAQAFRRKILKDGWKAFEEELVKGDESTTSGIRKMKERRLGLYSLLVITALTFVAFVLNQFLGTPIAVIAFVAGVVSLFVVPLVTDVKAREMLAGVDWSIILFFVGLFVVLQGVKDSQLLNEIKNFFPGFRDSGVPTMEWLTALSALLSNLVSNVPAVLLLGELIPITDHQLWIALASSSTLAGNATILGAAANVIVAEKAEAKGVEINFWKFTLVGFPIAMATLFISTLMLLLLF from the coding sequence ATGGGAGCCCTTTGGATTGCGCTCGCGATCTTCTTGGTCACATATGCGCTTATCTCGATCCGCCGGTTCCCAAAGGTCAAGGTGGACAGGCCGGCCGCGGCGCTGATCGGCGCTGCCCTGATGATCGTTTTCGGCGTGGTCAAACCCGATGTGGCCATCGGCGCCATCAACATGGACATACTGATACTGCTCGTCGGGATGATGATCCTCGTAGCTGGGCTTGAGCTCTGCGGCTTCTTCGAGTGGGTCTCGCTCAGGATGATCAAGTACTCGAAGGACCAGTTCACGTTCCTGGTGCTCACGATGGTGGTCACGGGCGCGTTGTCGGCGCTCGTGCTCAACGATACTGTCGTGCTGCTCTTCACGCCCATCATAATCAGGACCTGCAGACTGCTGAAGTCAAACCCCGTGCCGTTCCTCGTGGCGGAGGCCATCGCAGCAAACATCGGGAGCGTGGCGACGGCCGTTGGCAATCCCCAGAACGCGTACATCGCGACGAAGACGGGCATGTCCTTCATAGACTTCTCAGCGAGACTGTTTCCAGTCTCCGTCGTCTGCATGCTCGTGGCGATCGCCATCCTCTACCTTGTCTACAGGAAGGACATTGAACAGGGGAGCGCGCAGGCTTTCAGGAGGAAGATCCTCAAGGATGGATGGAAGGCCTTCGAGGAGGAGCTGGTGAAGGGCGACGAGTCCACGACCTCTGGCATCAGGAAGATGAAGGAGAGGAGGCTCGGGCTCTACAGCCTGCTGGTAATAACCGCCCTGACCTTCGTGGCTTTCGTCCTGAACCAGTTCCTTGGAACCCCGATCGCCGTGATCGCGTTCGTGGCTGGCGTTGTCTCACTCTTCGTCGTGCCGCTCGTGACAGACGTCAAGGCAAGAGAGATGCTCGCGGGAGTCGACTGGTCGATCATCCTCTTCTTCGTAGGCCTGTTCGTCGTGCTCCAAGGGGTCAAGGACTCCCAGCTGCTGAACGAGATAAAGAACTTCTTCCCTGGCTTCAGGGATTCTGGAGTGCCGACCATGGAATGGCTTACAGCATTGTCCGCCCTTTTGTCCAACCTCGTGAGCAACGTGCCTGCGGTGCTCCTGCTGGGCGAGCTGATACCCATCACGGACCATCAGCTTTGGATAGCCCTCGCATCCAGCTCCACCCTCGCAGGGAACGCGACCATACTCGGAGCTGCAGCGAACGTGATAGTCGCGGAGAAGGCCGAGGCGAAAGGCGTCGAGATCAATTTCTGGAAGTTCACCCTGGTCGGTTTCCCAATCGCGATGGCGACATTGTTCATATCTACCCTGATGCTCTTGCTGTTGTTCTGA
- a CDS encoding GTP-binding protein, with the protein MPSAEERIKEIDEELAKTHYNKNTQHHIGRLKAQLARLRDAVELRRSKGPKTAGYAVRKSGHATVALVGFPSVGKSTLLNKITNAQSAVAEYKFTTLTVVPGVMEYRGAKIQILDLPGLIKDASKGKGRGREVLSVVRSADMILLMIDVFETNIQVLVEELKTANLRLNQRPPDIVVAKKNRGGIIVNFTTKQSVMDEDLVKDMMNEYGHTNADVVIRDDIDEDQLIDSISGNRLYVPAIAVINKTDLVNETYLKLIQKRLKEWKIVPIAAEKDIGLEKLREDIYNALKFIRIYMKPQGKDADMVEPLVIKDGSDIGMICDSIHREFRKNFRYAQIWGKSARFPGQIVGLDHRVVDQDIVTIIVKR; encoded by the coding sequence ATGCCTTCTGCAGAGGAGCGGATCAAAGAGATAGATGAAGAGCTGGCAAAGACCCATTACAACAAGAACACCCAGCACCACATCGGCAGGCTCAAGGCACAGCTCGCGAGGCTTAGGGACGCCGTCGAGCTCAGACGTTCAAAGGGGCCTAAGACCGCCGGCTATGCCGTCCGCAAGTCCGGCCATGCAACTGTGGCTCTGGTCGGTTTTCCGAGCGTCGGCAAGTCGACTCTTCTCAACAAGATCACGAACGCGCAGAGCGCAGTGGCGGAATACAAGTTCACGACTCTCACGGTCGTACCCGGTGTGATGGAGTACCGGGGCGCGAAGATCCAAATCCTCGATCTGCCAGGGCTGATCAAAGACGCCTCCAAGGGCAAGGGCCGAGGCCGAGAGGTGCTGTCGGTCGTTCGTTCTGCGGACATGATCCTCCTCATGATCGACGTCTTCGAGACGAACATTCAAGTGCTGGTAGAGGAGCTGAAGACTGCGAATCTCAGGCTCAACCAGCGGCCGCCGGACATTGTGGTTGCGAAGAAGAACAGGGGCGGCATCATTGTCAACTTCACCACCAAGCAATCGGTCATGGACGAGGACCTCGTCAAGGACATGATGAACGAGTACGGACACACCAACGCGGATGTCGTGATCAGGGACGACATCGATGAGGACCAGCTCATCGACTCTATCTCCGGCAACAGGCTCTACGTACCGGCGATAGCGGTCATCAACAAGACCGACCTCGTGAACGAGACGTATCTGAAGCTGATTCAGAAGCGGCTCAAGGAGTGGAAGATCGTCCCGATTGCAGCGGAGAAGGACATCGGACTGGAGAAGCTCAGAGAAGATATCTACAACGCCCTCAAGTTCATACGCATCTACATGAAGCCGCAGGGGAAGGATGCTGACATGGTCGAGCCCCTCGTGATCAAGGACGGCTCGGACATAGGCATGATCTGCGACTCGATACACAGGGAGTTCAGGAAGAACTTCAGGTACGCGCAGATCTGGGGAAAGAGCGCGAGGTTCCCTGGCCAGATAGTCGGCCTAGACCACAGGGTGGTCGATCAGGACATTGTCACCATAATCGTGAAGCGCTGA
- a CDS encoding Glu/Leu/Phe/Val dehydrogenase, whose product MAGKANPFEEMKKMVDKAGKTLGLDQGMIEVLKSPKRELSVNFPVKMDNGAVKVFTGYRVQHNEARGPYKGGIRYHPQVDIDEVRALSSWMTWKTATVDIPYGGAKGGVICDPKKMSVNEIERLTRRYASEISIIIGPEKDIPAPDVNTGGREMAWIMDTFSMQKGYSVPGVITGKPRELGGSLGRPEATARGLVFCVREAAKKIGMNLKGASVAIQGYGNVGAFAHKLIERDFGAKVIAVTDSKGGIINEMGLKYEEVWAHKVKTSSVIGFPGSKPISNEEILELKVDVLLPCALENVITKDNAAKIKAKISGEGANGPTTFEADDVMWKNGVLVLPDILANAGGVTVSYFEWVQNNYNFYWTEEEVNQRLDKKITAAFHEVWDMHEKHKCNMRDAAYLVAVKRVADATKLRGFFP is encoded by the coding sequence ATGGCAGGCAAAGCGAATCCGTTTGAAGAAATGAAGAAGATGGTCGACAAGGCGGGGAAGACTCTGGGTCTCGACCAGGGCATGATCGAAGTCCTGAAGAGTCCGAAGAGGGAGCTCTCAGTGAATTTTCCTGTCAAGATGGACAACGGAGCGGTCAAGGTCTTCACTGGATACAGAGTCCAGCACAACGAAGCCCGCGGTCCGTACAAGGGAGGCATCAGATACCACCCACAGGTGGACATTGATGAGGTAAGAGCCCTTTCGTCCTGGATGACATGGAAGACCGCCACAGTCGACATACCCTACGGTGGTGCGAAGGGAGGCGTCATCTGCGACCCGAAGAAGATGTCCGTGAACGAAATCGAGAGGTTGACGCGGAGGTACGCGTCTGAAATCTCGATCATCATCGGCCCGGAGAAGGACATTCCTGCTCCAGACGTGAACACAGGCGGCAGAGAGATGGCCTGGATCATGGACACCTTCAGCATGCAGAAGGGCTACTCTGTCCCAGGCGTCATCACCGGCAAGCCAAGAGAGCTCGGCGGTTCACTCGGCAGGCCTGAGGCGACAGCGAGGGGTCTCGTGTTCTGCGTGAGAGAAGCGGCGAAGAAGATCGGCATGAACCTGAAGGGCGCAAGCGTAGCCATCCAGGGATACGGCAATGTCGGCGCGTTCGCCCACAAGCTCATCGAGCGCGACTTCGGTGCGAAAGTCATCGCCGTGACCGATTCGAAGGGCGGCATCATCAATGAGATGGGCCTGAAGTACGAGGAAGTCTGGGCGCACAAGGTCAAGACCAGCAGCGTCATCGGATTCCCCGGTTCGAAGCCGATCAGCAACGAGGAGATCCTCGAGCTCAAGGTCGATGTGCTCCTGCCCTGCGCTCTCGAGAACGTCATCACGAAGGACAACGCTGCGAAGATCAAAGCCAAGATATCCGGTGAGGGCGCGAACGGCCCGACCACCTTCGAGGCAGACGACGTCATGTGGAAGAACGGCGTACTCGTCCTGCCCGACATCCTTGCGAACGCAGGCGGTGTCACGGTGAGCTACTTCGAATGGGTCCAGAACAACTACAACTTCTACTGGACCGAGGAAGAGGTCAATCAACGCCTCGACAAGAAGATCACCGCGGCGTTCCACGAGGTGTGGGACATGCACGAGAAGCACAAGTGCAACATGAGAGACGCAGCCTACCTCGTCGCAGTGAAGAGAGTCGCGGACGCAACGAAGCTGAGAGGCTTCTTCCCGTAG
- a CDS encoding DNA topoisomerase VI subunit B, producing MSSIAHELAKKQKEISVSEFFEKNKQILGFDSLTRALITSVKEPVDNSLDACEDAGVLPEILVRIEKIDNTEYRVTVEDNGPGIVKKQVPNVFARLLYGSRFHTRAQRRGQQGIGVSAVVMYSQLTTGKATKVRSKISDEDVAYECDLILDTKKNRPDVIKEDFVIWDRSHGTSFQVHVKGKYIGGRQSIFEYLKGVAIVNPHAKITFIPPEGNTIVFERASELVPKPTKEVKPHPEGVELGELLSMAKYTESLKMTSFLNTEFSRISYRVAREICELAGVPPDLRPGRLTLEGAGAILEAIKKVKIMSPETDCLSPIGETLIRKGLKNVLGGLKADFYAPPVTREPKVFGGNPFIVEVGIVYGGGLNREDSVQILRFANRVPLMYQQGACAITQAVEAVDWRRYGLEQRGGQGIPYGPAIVLVHVASTKIPFTSESKEAVANIPEIKEEIELALKACARRLKTHLNKAAKKGKTKVKFEIVQEIIPMIAQKSAKIVGKPMPDLAGTITKIMNVVWIEDGVKFEKGRHHISVKIYNYTPKSQSFHLHILAPYDKIDQKTLKEKPIEIRENNKLTWDIKRIASTGIYELTFDLHGLPQEQYDENELYVSGIDAASVIGAEVLPGDWDLEHLKITEEGGLEEPEEGEEGEVDYDEGAEVINNEE from the coding sequence TTGTCTTCCATAGCTCATGAACTCGCGAAGAAACAGAAGGAGATCTCCGTCTCCGAGTTCTTCGAGAAGAACAAGCAGATCCTCGGGTTCGATTCGCTCACGAGGGCGCTCATCACGTCCGTCAAGGAACCAGTTGACAACAGCCTCGATGCGTGTGAGGACGCCGGCGTGCTGCCTGAGATACTTGTGCGCATCGAGAAAATAGACAACACCGAGTACAGGGTGACGGTCGAGGACAACGGTCCTGGCATCGTGAAGAAACAAGTTCCCAATGTGTTCGCACGACTGCTGTACGGCTCAAGGTTCCACACGAGGGCCCAGAGAAGAGGGCAGCAGGGAATCGGAGTCTCCGCTGTCGTGATGTACAGCCAGCTCACAACGGGCAAGGCGACGAAGGTCCGATCAAAGATATCCGATGAGGATGTCGCATATGAGTGCGATCTCATCCTGGACACGAAGAAGAACAGGCCTGACGTCATCAAGGAGGACTTCGTCATCTGGGACAGGTCGCACGGCACCAGCTTCCAGGTGCATGTTAAGGGGAAGTACATCGGCGGGAGGCAGTCCATCTTCGAATACCTCAAAGGTGTTGCGATCGTCAACCCGCATGCAAAGATCACATTCATTCCGCCAGAAGGGAACACGATCGTGTTCGAGAGGGCCTCAGAACTCGTGCCCAAGCCCACCAAAGAAGTCAAGCCGCATCCAGAGGGCGTCGAGCTGGGGGAGCTACTCAGCATGGCCAAGTACACCGAATCCCTCAAGATGACCAGCTTCCTCAACACCGAGTTCTCGAGGATATCCTACAGGGTCGCGAGGGAGATCTGCGAATTGGCAGGAGTCCCTCCGGACCTGAGACCCGGCCGCTTGACCCTAGAGGGGGCTGGGGCCATCCTGGAGGCAATCAAGAAGGTCAAGATCATGTCCCCGGAGACGGACTGCCTGTCCCCCATCGGCGAGACGCTCATAAGGAAAGGACTCAAGAACGTCTTGGGAGGTCTGAAGGCAGACTTCTACGCGCCCCCGGTCACGAGAGAGCCCAAGGTCTTCGGAGGAAACCCGTTCATTGTCGAGGTGGGCATCGTTTACGGCGGCGGACTCAACCGGGAGGATTCCGTCCAGATACTGAGATTCGCCAACCGCGTCCCGCTCATGTACCAGCAGGGAGCATGTGCGATCACACAAGCAGTCGAGGCAGTGGACTGGAGGAGGTACGGGCTGGAACAGCGCGGCGGGCAAGGGATCCCATATGGCCCCGCTATAGTCCTCGTCCACGTCGCATCGACCAAGATACCGTTCACTTCCGAATCGAAAGAGGCCGTCGCGAACATCCCGGAGATCAAGGAAGAGATCGAGCTGGCCCTCAAGGCCTGCGCCCGAAGGCTCAAGACACACCTGAACAAAGCCGCGAAGAAGGGCAAGACCAAGGTGAAGTTCGAGATCGTCCAGGAGATCATACCGATGATAGCGCAGAAGAGCGCGAAGATCGTCGGGAAGCCGATGCCCGATCTAGCGGGCACTATCACGAAGATAATGAATGTCGTCTGGATAGAGGATGGGGTCAAGTTCGAGAAGGGGAGGCACCACATATCGGTCAAGATCTACAACTACACGCCCAAGTCCCAGAGCTTCCATCTACACATACTCGCGCCGTACGACAAGATCGATCAGAAGACGCTCAAGGAGAAGCCGATCGAGATCCGAGAGAACAACAAGCTGACCTGGGACATCAAGAGGATCGCATCCACCGGAATCTACGAACTGACCTTTGACCTGCACGGGTTGCCGCAGGAGCAGTACGACGAGAACGAGCTGTATGTGAGCGGCATTGATGCGGCATCTGTCATAGGAGCGGAGGTCCTGCCAGGCGATTGGGACCTTGAACACCTGAAGATCACCGAGGAGGGAGGATTGGAGGAGCCGGAGGAGGGGGAAGAGGGCGAGGTGGACTACGATGAGGGCGCCGAGGTGATCAACAATGAAGAATGA
- the arcC gene encoding carbamate kinase, with the protein MKTAVIAIGGNAILRSGEKPTQENQMRNVAVTAKGMADLIEKGYDIVITHGNGPQVGDILLRNEIAKNELPPMGMDVCDAESQGQIGYMLQQALSSEFVERGMNKVAVSLITQVIVSEDDPAFKNPTKPIGKYYSAHEAKELHKEKGWVMVLDKKRGGWRRVVPSPAPLGIVESKPVQRLVFGGEHQAEVVIACGGGGIPVVRRGHRYVGVEAVVDKDLAAAMLARDIKERLFVIATDVEHVFLDFGKVTQRPFMKSNLKEIKRLYEEGQFPPGTMGPKILAAIRFLEGGGDEVVICSTEKLVAALGEGAGTHIYRDDIKA; encoded by the coding sequence TTGAAGACCGCGGTCATAGCCATCGGAGGGAACGCCATACTGCGCTCCGGGGAGAAACCCACACAGGAGAACCAGATGCGCAACGTGGCGGTCACGGCCAAGGGCATGGCGGACCTGATAGAGAAGGGCTACGACATCGTAATAACGCACGGGAACGGGCCGCAGGTCGGGGACATACTTCTCAGGAACGAGATCGCCAAGAACGAGCTGCCACCGATGGGCATGGACGTGTGCGACGCCGAGAGCCAGGGGCAGATAGGGTACATGCTCCAACAGGCGCTCTCATCGGAGTTCGTAGAGAGAGGGATGAACAAGGTGGCCGTGTCGCTTATCACGCAGGTCATCGTCTCTGAGGATGACCCAGCGTTCAAGAACCCGACCAAGCCGATAGGCAAGTATTACAGCGCTCATGAGGCAAAGGAACTCCACAAGGAGAAGGGTTGGGTCATGGTCCTGGACAAGAAGAGGGGTGGTTGGAGGCGCGTCGTCCCCTCGCCTGCTCCACTCGGTATCGTCGAGAGCAAGCCAGTCCAGAGGCTCGTGTTCGGCGGAGAGCATCAGGCAGAGGTGGTCATCGCCTGCGGCGGAGGCGGGATTCCAGTCGTCCGCAGAGGGCACCGGTATGTCGGCGTCGAGGCCGTCGTGGACAAGGATCTCGCAGCGGCGATGCTTGCGAGAGATATCAAGGAAAGGTTGTTCGTCATCGCTACCGATGTCGAGCATGTCTTCCTCGATTTCGGGAAGGTGACTCAGAGGCCCTTCATGAAATCCAACCTCAAGGAGATCAAGAGACTATACGAGGAGGGGCAGTTCCCGCCGGGCACCATGGGGCCGAAGATACTCGCAGCCATCAGGTTCCTGGAAGGTGGAGGGGATGAGGTCGTGATCTGCTCCACCGAGAAGCTCGTTGCCGCCCTGGGAGAGGGCGCTGGAACGCATATCTACAGGGACGACATTAAGGCTTGA
- a CDS encoding zinc ribbon domain-containing protein has product MDTPAKRLEMYLKSSFQEFRKTPLPIPVGIALSAGVYALVLLYAGTFCLSGLITPLFMLGIMWQLGVKGVKKLLIVGLVACIAFAGVWVVYFTDFYQHVEPQIATSENATLADGMVTPLFGDSSTMFNYTLTVHLPSANTTVEEVSIDTASVAFPSAKATNYTMLKDGARSNATVWHYYYNTTVTRPINQFIFWAKVNGTWLIADERLADGTELAINGPIYTSTPAVMAPLVPISFVQSFIGVYPMYALMLLMIWWTRRARKMRVDAYEKAVEERAKEKEGIPQGRAKVPSLAEAMGKETSGEGFVCSECGADVPAEAKRCPKCGERFD; this is encoded by the coding sequence ATGGATACCCCGGCCAAGAGACTGGAAATGTATCTGAAGAGTTCGTTCCAGGAGTTCAGGAAGACGCCCCTGCCGATTCCTGTCGGAATCGCGCTTTCGGCTGGCGTGTATGCGCTAGTGTTGCTCTACGCAGGGACGTTCTGCCTGAGCGGTCTCATCACCCCGCTGTTCATGCTGGGCATCATGTGGCAGCTTGGAGTCAAGGGGGTCAAGAAGCTACTGATAGTCGGCCTCGTGGCGTGCATCGCATTTGCAGGCGTGTGGGTCGTGTATTTCACTGATTTCTACCAGCACGTTGAGCCCCAGATCGCAACGAGCGAAAATGCCACTCTCGCAGACGGCATGGTCACCCCTCTGTTCGGTGACTCGTCCACGATGTTCAACTACACTCTCACTGTCCACCTACCAAGCGCGAACACGACTGTGGAGGAGGTAAGTATCGACACTGCCAGCGTGGCGTTCCCGAGCGCCAAGGCGACCAATTACACGATGTTGAAGGATGGTGCTAGGAGCAATGCCACGGTTTGGCACTACTACTACAACACGACTGTGACCAGGCCGATCAACCAATTCATTTTCTGGGCGAAGGTGAACGGCACATGGCTCATCGCAGATGAGAGGTTGGCGGACGGGACAGAGCTCGCAATCAACGGACCGATATACACGAGCACACCCGCTGTCATGGCACCGTTGGTCCCGATATCGTTCGTTCAGTCGTTCATAGGAGTATACCCAATGTACGCGCTCATGCTGCTCATGATCTGGTGGACCAGGCGAGCGCGGAAGATGAGAGTGGATGCCTACGAGAAGGCCGTTGAGGAGCGCGCGAAGGAGAAGGAGGGCATCCCCCAGGGGAGGGCCAAGGTCCCCAGCCTCGCCGAGGCGATGGGGAAGGAGACCTCGGGAGAGGGGTTCGTCTGCTCTGAATGCGGAGCGGACGTGCCTGCAGAAGCCAAGCGCTGCCCGAAGTGCGGCGAGAGATTTGATTGA
- the hisS gene encoding histidine--tRNA ligase: protein MIQRPRGTRDFGPTEMAKRRKAEMSMRESCARFGFGEVVTPTFEHSELFTLRSGQGIIDEMYVFKDKGDREMALRPEITASVIRFYVNELSTLPKPLKLYYVGNCFRYENPQSGRFREFFQLGAELIGTKSPETDAEVIALAINCIRATGLEEFIVRIGHIGILKSMVHSEIKDPKVASDVLRMIDKEDFDAMGDMFDAKALPRQLFDKITSLAEVEGEVELLNNLEPSEATEYLKEIFSVLKLYGIEDCQVDLGIVRGLDYYTGMVFEIDAPRLGAEKQILGGGSYTLSELFGGEPVFSTGFAIGIDRVLLALEAERPIELALPLDAFVIPTKDDMRKYAFGIVSRLRSQGLKADVDLMRRTMSKNLKYAAAVGSRYAVIVGKEEMAKRSVMLRDMKSGEQKVVLADEVGSEIAKSL from the coding sequence ATGATTCAGAGGCCAAGAGGGACTAGGGACTTCGGCCCGACAGAGATGGCCAAGCGCAGGAAGGCGGAAATGTCCATGCGCGAGTCGTGCGCTCGGTTCGGATTCGGCGAGGTCGTTACTCCCACATTCGAGCACTCGGAACTGTTCACGCTCAGGTCTGGCCAGGGCATCATAGACGAGATGTACGTCTTCAAGGACAAGGGCGACAGGGAGATGGCCCTCAGGCCGGAGATCACCGCGTCAGTCATTCGGTTCTATGTCAACGAGCTGTCCACACTCCCCAAACCGTTGAAGCTCTACTATGTCGGCAACTGTTTCAGGTACGAGAACCCCCAGAGCGGCAGGTTCAGGGAGTTCTTCCAGCTCGGTGCAGAGCTCATAGGCACCAAGAGCCCTGAGACGGATGCCGAGGTGATCGCGCTCGCAATCAACTGCATCAGGGCCACGGGCTTGGAGGAGTTCATCGTCCGCATAGGTCACATCGGCATCCTGAAGTCGATGGTCCACAGCGAGATCAAGGACCCGAAGGTCGCGTCCGATGTCCTGAGGATGATAGACAAGGAGGACTTCGACGCCATGGGCGACATGTTCGATGCAAAGGCGCTGCCCAGGCAGCTGTTCGATAAGATCACATCTCTCGCGGAGGTCGAGGGCGAGGTGGAGCTGCTGAACAACCTCGAACCGTCCGAGGCGACGGAGTACTTGAAGGAGATATTCTCGGTGCTGAAGCTGTACGGGATCGAGGACTGCCAGGTGGACCTGGGAATCGTCCGCGGCCTCGACTACTACACGGGCATGGTGTTCGAGATAGATGCGCCCAGGCTGGGCGCTGAGAAGCAGATTCTCGGTGGCGGATCATATACGCTGTCCGAGCTGTTCGGTGGCGAGCCGGTGTTCAGCACGGGCTTTGCGATCGGGATCGACAGGGTCCTGCTCGCCCTGGAAGCTGAGAGACCTATCGAGCTCGCGCTCCCGCTAGATGCGTTCGTGATTCCAACCAAGGACGACATGAGAAAGTACGCGTTCGGGATCGTCTCGAGGCTGAGATCGCAGGGCCTGAAGGCGGATGTCGATCTCATGCGCAGGACCATGAGTAAGAACCTGAAGTACGCCGCGGCGGTAGGCTCGAGATATGCGGTCATCGTGGGCAAGGAAGAGATGGCGAAGCGGTCAGTGATGCTCAGGGACATGAAGTCCGGGGAGCAGAAAGTGGTTCTTGCTGACGAGGTCGGTTCTGAGATCGCGAAGTCGCTCTGA
- a CDS encoding thioredoxin family protein, whose translation MGLIPQKDRDILAKEFGEKLVNDVRLVVFTQEMPCMFCKETELVANELAEISPKIKVEKYDFVKDQMKANEFRIDKIPAIAVIGAKDYGIRFYGIPSGYEFTSLVGAILDISRGESGLSQKTKDILKLVDSSVHIQVFVTPTCPFCPATVRLAHRFAIESDMIWADMVESTEFVPLAQKYSVTGVPKTIINEKFEIAGSLPEDLFVQHVMHSLSHVEPLQPR comes from the coding sequence ATGGGTTTGATACCGCAGAAGGATAGAGACATCCTAGCCAAGGAGTTCGGTGAGAAGTTGGTCAACGACGTCAGGCTCGTCGTGTTCACGCAGGAGATGCCCTGCATGTTCTGCAAGGAGACCGAGCTTGTAGCCAATGAGCTTGCGGAGATCTCTCCGAAGATCAAGGTGGAAAAGTACGACTTCGTCAAGGACCAGATGAAGGCGAATGAGTTCAGAATCGACAAGATACCAGCTATCGCAGTGATAGGAGCCAAAGACTATGGCATCAGATTCTACGGGATACCGTCAGGCTACGAGTTCACGTCTCTCGTTGGGGCGATTCTGGACATCTCTCGAGGCGAGAGCGGCCTGTCGCAGAAGACGAAGGACATATTGAAGCTGGTGGACAGCTCGGTCCACATCCAGGTGTTCGTGACGCCCACCTGCCCGTTCTGTCCAGCGACCGTGAGGCTGGCGCACAGGTTCGCAATCGAGAGCGACATGATATGGGCGGACATGGTCGAGTCGACGGAGTTCGTCCCGCTCGCGCAGAAGTACTCGGTCACAGGCGTCCCCAAGACCATCATCAACGAGAAGTTCGAAATCGCGGGTTCCCTGCCAGAGGATCTGTTCGTGCAGCACGTGATGCACTCGCTGTCGCATGTGGAGCCTCTGCAGCCAAGATAG
- a CDS encoding DNA topoisomerase IV subunit A, which produces MKNEERHQRAVDKLTELAGSVYDQIDGGKIPKMVIPLRTKTNIRFDPKSAVWKYGKAMGARSAKKLTGAQMLLRTMYMLEFIEDMIKQEKSSTLREMYYISEGWDKAKFSAQDESNMLAEDLEIITSCMREDFKLRPEEDGARVIGNITLQELDRKGKKKKINCRDDVGDSGYGIPYNVEKDKIEFIDCDADFIIAIETGGMFDRLVENKFDEDANAVLVHLKGQPARSTRRFIKRLNEEMKLPVCTFVDGDPWSFRIHASLAYGAIKTAHLSEYLATPTAEFIGITASDILNYELPTDKLNDKDIQALNAEKTDPRFKDQFWKHEIDLMLEIGEKAEQQALAKYGLDYVTDTYLPEKLSEIGIIK; this is translated from the coding sequence ATGAAGAATGAAGAGCGCCATCAAAGGGCAGTCGACAAGCTCACAGAGCTCGCAGGGAGCGTCTACGACCAGATCGACGGAGGGAAGATACCGAAGATGGTCATCCCTCTCAGGACCAAGACCAACATCAGGTTCGACCCGAAATCCGCAGTCTGGAAGTACGGCAAGGCGATGGGCGCGAGGTCCGCCAAGAAACTCACGGGCGCCCAGATGCTCCTGCGGACGATGTACATGCTCGAGTTCATCGAGGACATGATAAAGCAGGAGAAGAGCTCGACGCTCAGAGAGATGTACTACATATCGGAGGGCTGGGACAAGGCCAAATTCTCCGCCCAGGATGAGTCGAACATGCTGGCCGAGGACCTGGAGATCATCACGTCCTGCATGAGAGAGGACTTCAAGCTCAGGCCCGAGGAGGACGGCGCGAGGGTCATCGGAAACATCACCCTGCAGGAGCTGGACAGGAAGGGCAAGAAGAAGAAGATCAACTGCAGGGACGATGTCGGCGATTCTGGATATGGCATACCGTACAATGTCGAGAAGGACAAGATAGAGTTCATAGACTGCGACGCTGACTTCATCATCGCCATCGAGACCGGCGGTATGTTCGACAGGCTCGTCGAGAACAAGTTCGACGAGGACGCGAACGCTGTCCTTGTGCACCTGAAGGGCCAGCCAGCCAGGAGCACGAGGAGGTTCATCAAGAGACTTAACGAGGAGATGAAGCTGCCCGTCTGCACATTCGTGGACGGCGATCCTTGGAGCTTCAGGATACACGCGTCGCTGGCATACGGTGCGATCAAGACCGCCCACCTATCCGAGTATCTTGCCACTCCGACGGCCGAGTTCATCGGGATCACGGCCTCAGACATACTCAACTACGAACTGCCAACGGACAAGCTGAACGACAAGGACATCCAAGCACTCAACGCCGAGAAGACGGACCCTAGGTTCAAAGACCAGTTCTGGAAGCACGAGATCGACCTGATGCTCGAGATAGGGGAGAAGGCTGAGCAGCAGGCCCTGGCGAAGTACGGTCTTGACTATGTGACGGACACCTACCTTCCTGAGAAGCTGTCGGAGATTGGCATAATCAAGTGA